The following proteins are co-located in the Mobula hypostoma chromosome 4, sMobHyp1.1, whole genome shotgun sequence genome:
- the LOC134345818 gene encoding FAST kinase domain-containing protein 5, mitochondrial: MATVNSWKLPRRICNWRTYSKTIRCTEVARLEEKKEDDNNKPGVRFDRTNLFLSGTDYKIYSCPAAYASTKIQAQQNASNETKDDRNALPFFLEHVPSNVRIKQVCNTYMVTCSRRLSSIRNTLLELAYSKPSEDQHSDTWRTMTSKEKAELDIVEVYDTKEDPRGFQKIGSAYKGLCFCSSEQREELTVKEEQKILSNVSILKSSLTPEIISDYAWHLSWLPAEQHVLLKADFRFGMLCQYSIDSLDAFTLPQLFQFLKAMVRLQLPPSHALLKPLSAEFCRRVWDMEFNQLLYVADMWRCLGYSVPRYMELVLSYVGLRWKELTMPQLVQLLYIIGESRRAPADLMQKLELLLSNYLDQMNLEEIGASCLGFFKSKNGFSEQLMRRIGDKVAAKMEDISNYSLVNVLKMFRYTHVSHMPFLERLGEVAPERIPKIGTQGVMHIVLACASLRYRDTRLLDSVAAKVPSKVQYCRSKDVAKYLWSFSALNYEPENATEFFSSLTEQLHLKTHEYQRFPEHFLTALLALAFSQRFPHNLINVALSPYFIKLAIDGSPFELKKDLFTLDGTVAIECPDYTGHRLPLQLRQEVTEMLWNFARQDICVKPEMVEAATLLQVMLGGPQFVKKHLILPHTRSADLEVHFDPSGEPLPFNTEATNKDLKKLELKFNSVQVTDELISQLAKGSTGRSSLKSDSDSLCVREDGFVKDLHKTEDVKERSHVGLNLKLFRNDVSLTDSLLSSLTNSKIANQNAAQKSEIRKLAIQVSNRNHYCHSSHILLGLHSMKRRQLVRAGYVVTELPYWEWVPLLKRTRSEKIAYLHQKLYNSLG; this comes from the coding sequence ATGGCTACGGTCAACTCCTGGAAGCTTCCCAGAAGAATCTGTAACTGGCGAACATATTCAAAGACCATTCGATGCACTGAAGTGGCAAGACTTGAAGAGAAGAAAGAGGATGACAACAACAAGCCAGGTGTAAGGTTTGACAGGACCAATCTCTTTTTGTCTGGCACAGACTATAAAATATATTCCTGTCCTGCAGCATATGCTAGTACTAAAATCCAGGCACAGCAGAATGCTTCCAATGAGACGAAGGATGACAGAAATGCTTTACCATTTTTCCTGGAGCATGTTCCATCCAATGTAAGAATCAAGCAAGTATGTAACACTTACATGGTGACTTGTTCTCGCCGACTGTCCAGCATCAGGAACACATTGCTGGAGCTGGCTTATAGCAAGCCCAGTGAAGACCAGCATAGCGATACCTGGCGGACCATGACTTCAAAGGAAAAAGCGGAGTTAGACATTGTGGAGGTCTATGATACAAAAGAAGACCCTCGAGGATTCCAGAAAATTGGAAGTGCCTACAAGGGCCTTTGTTTTTGCAGCTCCGAGCAGAGAGAGGAACTCACTGTGAAAGAGGAGCAGAAGATTCTCTCTAACGTTTCAATCTTGAAAAGCAGCCTGACCCCAGAGATTATATCTGACTATGCCTGGCACCTCAGCTGGTTGCCAGCTGAGCAACACGTGCTTCTGAAGGCTGATTTCCGGTTTGGAATGCTTTGCCAGTACAGCATCGACAGCCTGGACGCATTCACTTTGCCTCAGCTTTTCCAATTTCTCAAGGCCATGGTCCGCCTTCAGCTGCCCCCTTCCCACGCGTTGCTGAAGCCCCTCAGCGCTGAGTTCTGCCGCCGTGTGTGGGACATGGAGTTTAATCAGCTCTTGTACGTAGCCGACATGTGGCGCTGCCTTGGGTACAGTGTGCCACGGTACATGGAACTAGTCCTGAGCTACGTGGGCTTGCGTTGGAAAGAGCTGACTATGCCCCAACTAGTTCAGCTCCTTTACATCATTGGGGAAAGCCGCCGAGCCCCTGCAGATCTCATGCAGAAACTGGAACTGCTGCTGTCcaattacctggaccagatgaacctGGAGGAGATTGGAGCTTCCTGCTTGGGTTTCTTCAAGTCAAAAAATGGATTTTCTGAGCAGCTGATGAGGAGAATTGGTGACAAGGTTGCTGCAAaaatggaagacattagcaattaTAGCTTGGTGAACGTGTTGAAGATGTTCCGCTACACACATGTGAGCCACATGCCTTTCTTGGAGCGTCTAGGGGAGGTAGCACCTGAACGGATTCCTAAAATTGGCACTCAGGGGGTAATGCATATTGTGTTGGCATGTGCATCGTTGCGCTATCGAGACACTCGTCTCCTGGATTCTGTTGCTGCCAAGGTGCCTTCAAAGGTACAGTACTGTAGGAGCAAAGACGTTGCTAAATACCTCTGGTCCTTTTCGGCCTTGAACTATGAGCCTGAAAATGCTACTGAATTTTTTTCCAGCTTAACTGAGCAGTTGCACCTTAAAACACATGAATATCAGCGTTTCCCAGAGCATTTTCTCACTGCTTTGTTGGCACTGGCGTTTAGTCAGCGCTTCCCTCACAACCTGATCAATGTTGCTTTGAGTCCATATTTTATTAAGTTGGCGATCGATGGGAGTCCATTTGAGCTGAAGAAAGATCTCTTTACACTTGATGGAACGGTGGCAATTGAGTGCCCCGATTACACAGGTCACCGTCTCCCCTTGCAATTACGACAGGAAGTCACAGAAATGCTCTGGAATTTTGCCAGGCAGGATATTTGTGTGAAGCCAGAGATGGTTGAAGCTGCCACTCTGCTGCAAGTCATGCTTGGTGGCCCTCAGTTTGTAAAGAAACATCTGATTTTGCCGCATACCAGGTCAGCTGACCTTGAGGTGCACTTTGACCCCAGTGGTGAGCCACTGCCATTCAACACAGAAGCAACAAACAAGGACTTGAAAAAACTTGAGCTGAAGTTCAATAGTGTTCAGGTCACTGATGAGCTAATTTCCCAACTTGCCAAAGGCAGCACCGGCAGATCCAGTTTAAAAAGTGACTCTGACAGTTTGTGCGTGAGAGAAGATGGGTTTGTTAAAGATTTGCACAAAACTGAAGACGTCAAAGAAAGAAGCCACGTAGGTTTGAATCTAAAACTATTTAGAAATGATGTTTCCCTTACAGACAGTCTCCTAAGTTCATTGACTAACTCAAAGATTGCAAACCAAAATGCTGCTCAGAAATCAGAAATCAGAAAACTTGCCATTCAGGTATCTAACCGTAATCACTACTGCCACAGTTCCCACATCCTTCTGGGATTGCACAGTATGAAGAGGAGGCAGCTGGTACGAGCAGGCTATGTCGTCACAGAGCTTCCTTATTGGGAGTGGGTCCCATTACTTAAAAGAACTCGCTCTGAGAAAATAGCCTACCTGCATCAGAAGCTCTACAATTCACTGGGTTGA